The DNA window CACATTACGCAGGAAGATGTCGGCGTATCCGGCTAGGCTGAGCACGCCCTCCTGGATGCGCGCGCCGCCGGAGTCGATGAGGCCAATCATCGGTGCGCCGCTGTTCGCCGCCAAGTCCATGACCTTACAGATTTTCTGCCCGACGACCTCAGAAAGCGAGCCGCCTAGCACGGTGAAATCCTGCGAATACGCGAATGTGAGCCGCCCGTTGACTGTGCCGAAGCCGGTAACAACCGCATCGCCGAGCGATCGCTGATTTTCCAAGCCGAACTCGGTGGAACGGTGCTGCGCGAAGGCGTCTAGCTCCTGAAAGCTGCCCGTGTCGAAGAGAATGTCGATGCGCTCGCGAGCCGTCTGCTTCCCGCGGCTGTGCTGCGCCTCGATGCGCCGCGCGCCGCCGCCCAACCGACCCTGCTCACGCCTCGCGTTGAGGTCGTCCAGCGCCTCATCAACTCTTCTGCGAACAACCATATCTTCTGCCGTTCCGCCATCCTGCGGGCGATTTCTGTATGCCCCAGTATGGCGCAATTTATGCGCTTATATCCAAGTGAAAAGGTATCATATAGCGCCACCAGTGGCAAGATAATTCCGATGGCAGGCGGCACCCATATGGATAAGCGATTCGGGGTATAGCTTGCGCTGTGTTAGAATCAACTCCGTCAAAGAAGCCCACTTTCCGAGTCAACGACAGTTTGCTGAATGAACGCATTCACCGACAGACCACTTGCGCCAACAAACATCGGCAATCGCACTTTTCATTGGGGCTGCCGCACGTTCGTCATGGGCGTACTCAATGCGACGCCGGATTCGTTCTCAGGCGATGGGCTTGCCGACGATATTGACCGCGCTGTCAAGCAGGCGTTGCGCTTTCAGTACGACGGCGCGGACATAATAGACATTGGCGGCGAATCAACTAGACCGGCATCTCTATATTCCGGCGCCGGTCCTATTTCGACCGAAGAAGAATTGGCGCGGGTGATACCTGTAATCGAGGCCCTGGCGCCCGTGTTGGACATTCCCATCAGCGTTGACACATACAAGGCGGAAGTTGCGGATGCTGCACTGGATGCAGGCGCGGCGATGATAAACGATGTGTGGGGATTCCGCCGGGATCCGGATATGGCTGCCGTCGCCGCTGACTCCGGAGCGCCAGTAGTGCTGATGCACAATCAGGCGCATACGCGATATGACGACTTGGTGCCAGATGTAATCGCGCAGCTGAGGAGCATGGCGGACGACGCCGTTGTCGCAGGCGTGAAGCCAGAGAACATCATCCTCGACCCCGGCATGGGCTTTGGCAAAACCGCCGAACACAACCTTGAAATACTGCGCCGGCTCGGCGAGTTTCACGTGCTTGACGCTCCGCTGCTTGTGGGCATGTCGCGCAAATCTACAATCGGCTATGTGCTAGACCTGCCCGTTGAAGAGCGTCTCGATGGCACAGCGGCGACGGTCGCGCTCTCGGTCGCTTACGGCGCGGACGTCGTGCGCGTCCACGATGTCAAGGAGATGGTGCGCGTCGCCAAGATGAGCGATGCTGTCGTGCGCGGTTGGACGCAACCTGATGCTTAGCAAAGCGTACATCGGGCTTGGCTCGAACCTCGGCGATTCTGCGGGCAGTCTTCGCGCCGCAGTCGATATGATGCGCGAATTCGCGGTCGATATTCGGCAGTCCCCGATGTATAGGACCGCGCCGCAAGGATTCAGCAACCAGCCGCCTTTCTACAACGCCGTGTGTCGCGTGGCGACGGTACTCACGCCTTACGAGTTGATGGAAGGCCTGCTGCGAGTCGAATCTGAAGTCGGGCGCCGCCGCACATTTCGAAACGCGCCGCGCTTGCTCGACCTGGACATTCTGCTGTTCGGTCCGCGCGTGCTGAACACGCCGCCGGTCATCCTACCGCATCCGCGTATGACAGAAAGGCTATTCGTGCTAAAGCCGCTAGCCGACATAGCGCCGCAACTGAGACACCCAGTGAACGGGCTAACCGTCGCCGAGATGCTGCGCAGCCTACCCGCGCAGTCCGATGTGATAGAGCGGGTGGAATGGCGCTAGAAGGCTGCGATTCGCCCGCGGGCCGGGGGCAGTCGCCTGCACTTAGGCGACGCAAGTTATTCAACGCAGCGCGGGCGGCAACATGTTCGGTATCGTGTCCTCTATTGGATAGGCGATGTCGCAGACGACGCAACTAAGGCTGCCTTCGACAACCTCGTCGTCCTGCTCCACGCTGACAACGAGGTTCAGCTCGCCCTTGCACTCTGGGCACACTAGAATGTCCATTAGGTTGCGGCGCAATTCTTGCTCTCCAATGCCGTGTGTTATGGCCGTCCGTTAGGCGAATGGCGAGATTTCTTCCGGGCGATGATTGAATTAACTTGCTTACCCATCATCCATAACCATCATCGTAATGCCAATTCGTACAGCGTCTTCAGTATGTCCGATAGCAGGAAGACTGCCAACCCTAGTATGACGATGGTGTTGTAGCCGGAGACCGCGCGCAGAGTTTTGCGCAGGCGGGTCGTAGGCGGCGGCGCTTCTTCGCGAAACGCTTCCGTTATCGATGTGCGCTTGCGCCTTGACCACGCCAGCGCGAACATCCAGACTGACAGAGCAATCTTTACGCCAAGCGTTACGACATATGGCAATCCAACGACTCCCGGCGTCAGGCGGTGCAGGGTGAGGATGACGCCCGTGGCAATCAGCACATAGACGCAGGTCTCGACTAGCGCGCGAAACTCGGATGCTGCCGCAGCGTTGACGAGCCGCGAACCTTCCGGCGAGCGGCGCAGTGTGGGTCGCAGCACGAGAAGGTAGAATATGCCGCCGCCGACCCACGCCGCCGCGGACAGCAGGTGCAGCCAGCGCACCACCACGAAGAACGCATCGGACAGGCTCATATGTCAGCCTGCGCGCGGCTAAGCAGATATGCCAAATAACGCGGCGCGAAAGTATGCATGAGTCAGCCCTAATGCACGATTTCTGCGAGTATTTCTTCCAACTTCTCCTCGTCCAGGATGCCTTGCCACTTGCGAACGATATTCTGCTCTTGGTCGATGAAGACCGTCATCGGGAAGCCGTTGACTTGATACTTCATGATGATGTCGTCCTCGTCCGGGCCGAGCGCGTAGGTAACGCCCACTTCGTTCACGAAGTTCTGCCCGTCTTCCGCCGTGTCGATGCCCACGAGCTGCACGCCCACGAACTCTACGCCATCTGCCTTGTGGCTCTGATACACGCGCTCGAATTCCGGCATTTCCGCTACGCAGGGCGGGCATGATGGAAACCAGAAGTTGAGCACAACCGGCTTGCCCGCGAGGTCGGATAGCCGCAGCGTCTCGCCCGCCTGTCGCGTCTCCGTGCCGAACAGAGTAAGCGCAAAGTCCGGCGCTGCTTCTGCTGATGCGCCGTTGCCCGGCTCTACTGTCTGCGCGCTTGGGCCGCACGCCGTCGCGAATATCAGCATTGTCAGGCACAGCAAGCCGACCGGCCCAAGCCGCTTTCGTACCTTTAACAGCGCTTTGACCTCTGACGGCATTACATTTCTTTGCATATCTCTATCTCCGAATTCGTAGTCAACCGAAGTTTATGTGCAAATGTGATGCTGTAATTATCCACAACGATTCATGCACGGCTGATGTTTAGACGGTTACTCGCGCTCTGCGATAAGCTCTTCGGCGTATCGCATCAGGGTTTCGGCGCGGTCGTTGGGCACATCGCGCGTGTCGAAGTACAGGCGCAGCGCGTCCTTTGGCGTCAGACCGCGCGTGTTCTCATCCCCTAGGCGCGTTCTCGCCCTGTCAGCCACATCCTTGGCGATGGACGCGATGTGGTGCGCCGGTCGCAGCGCGTCTCGGATGCTGCTTTCTACCAGCAGTGGTTCGAGTTCGGCGGGCAGCGCGATTCGCAGCCGCACAATAGCGCCGGCTAAGTCTGCGGATTCGATCACCTTGATGACCGTCGCCGTCGGATCATCGTCGCCGCTGTTGAGTTTCACGTCGATAGTCAGAAATGGACGAGCGTCATTCTTCACGAACTCGAAGCTAGTCAAGCGTGAGCCTTGCGGCTTGTCCGGGTCAAGCTCGATTACGCAGAATCCCTTGTCGTCCTTTTCCTCGCCGAAATCGACGCGTTGCGGGCTGCCGGAATAGACCACATACGGATTCCGGCTCAATACCTGGTGGCGGTGGACGTGCCCCAGCGCGACATACTCAAACTGCGGCAGTGCGACGCTGCTGTTCATCAGCACATGGTCGTGTCCCAGCATCATAGATTGCTCGGATGCCAGTGTTGACTGGCCGATGGTTACATGCCCGGCGAACACCGCCGGCACGCTCGCGTCAAGCTGCTCCGCCTGAAAACGCACGGCATCGTCTATCATCCGCTGGATGGCGTCGTTAATCTGCTGGTGCGTCATGCCGCGCGCCGCGTCGCTCGCCAAGAAGTCGCTGCGCTTTATCCACGGCAGCGCGACAATCTGCAAAGGACCGCTGCGAGTTTGCACCGCGTAGGTTTGCAGTCTGTCGCCGATGTGCACATTCGCCACATTCAGCGTGGGGAAGATTTCGAGCGCCGTCGCCTGTGCGATGACCTGCGGCGTGTCGTGGTTGCCCACAAGCAGAAATGTCGGAATGCCTGCGCCGGACAGCCGCGCAATGCGCTTGGCGAATTCGCGCTGCTGCGTCTGCGACGGATCGCGGCTCCTGTACGCATCGCCGCAGAACAGTACGAGATCGACATCCGTATCGATCGCATAGTCCACAAGTTCGTCGAACGCGTGCAGAAAGTCGCCGAGCCGCGACGACAGCCCGGTCTCCGGGTCTATCCTGCCGTAATTCTCCACACCAATGTGGATGTCAGCGAAATGCAGTATGCGCATTTGTTCCTGCTCTGTTCGTCAGTCTCAACTTCATCCCTTACTTTTTGATGTATGGTCTGAAGGTTGGGACGGGGAGAAATGAGATTAGAGTACCTGTGCTTGAATTGAAACCTGTATCATATACCCGTGCCGCTGAATAGCGCCCATGATAACCGTGCGCAATTACACCCGTAGGCGCGCGCTCAATTCGGCGTCCAGCGTGTCGATTGGGATGCGCGCCTGCTCCATCGTGTCGCGGTCGCGTATGGTAACGGCGTTGTCGTCGAGCGAATCGAAATCGACGGTGATGCACAGCGGCGTGCCGATTTCGTCTTGCCGCCTGTAACGCCTGCCGATGCTCTGCGCGTCATCGTATTGTACGAAGCCGTCGATCGCTCCACTCCGCCGCACCTTGTCGTACACCTCGCGCGCAAGCGGCACGAGCCGCTGATTGCGACTGAGCGGTAGAATCGCCGCCTTGACGGGCGCAATCGTGGGATGTAGTTTCAGCAGCACCCGCTTCTGGGTGCCGCCGCTCGCGGTTGGCGCTTCCTCTTCGGTATAGGCATCCACCAAGAAGGTCATAACAGCGCGGTCAACACCCGCGGCCGGTTCTACGACATAGGGCGTGTACCGCTTGTTCGCCGGCTGATCGAAATATGTCAGCCCGTGTCCGCTGCTCTTAGAGTGCGCCTTCAGGTCGTAGTCCGTGCGGTTGGCGATGCCCTGAATTTCGCCCCATCCCCACGGGAACAGGTACTCGATGTCGTAGGTCGCCTTGGAGTAGTGGGACAGTTCGTCAGCAGTGTGGGCGCGCACTCGCAGCCTGTCGCTATCGACGCCCAGCCCGGTGTACCAGCCAAGGCAATCCTGAATCCACTTCTCGTGCAGTTCTTCGTCTGTGCCGGGTTCAACGAAATACTCGATTTCCATCATCTCGAACTCGCGCGTGCGGAAGATGAAGCCGCCGGTCGTAATTTCGTTGCGGAACGCCTTGCCGATTTGCGCGATGCCAAAAGGCAGCCGTTTGCGCGATGAGTTGAGCACATTTTCGAAGTTGACGAATATGCCTTGTGCCGTCTCCGGTCGCAGAAAGGCGATCGAGGCGTCGTCTTCGACAGGTCCGACGAATGTCTTGAACATCAGGTTGAAGTTGCGCGCTTCAGTGAGTTCGCCACCGCAGGCAGGGCACTTGCGCTCTTCGAGCTGGTCTTCCCGCCAGCGCCGGCCGCAAACGCGGCAGTCAACGAGCGGATCGGTGAAGCTATCGACATGTCCGCTCGCGCGCCAGACTTCCGGGTGCATCAGGATGGACGAGTCCAGCCCGACCATATCGTCGCGCTCCCAGACGAATGTGCGCCACCAAGCGTCCTTGATGTTGCGCTTGAGCTCCACACCGAGCGGGCCGTAGTCCCAAGTGCTCGCCATGCCGCCGTAAATCTCGCTGTTTTGGAAAATGAACCCGCGCTGCTTGGCAAGCGATGCGAGGGCGTCCAAATCGACTGTTGATGTGCTGCTGCCTTCTGTCACTATGCTTTTAACCTTTTCTCTTGGTGTTAGATTCCTCTGGCCTCAGATATACACGCGACGTCAGGGCTATTCGCGGCGCCGTTAGTGAAGATTATATCAAAGTGGCAGGGCAGGGCGTAGGGAATCGCGGATGCGTGGATAAGGAAAGCCCGCGAATGGTGTCGCGGGCGATCAAAAAATGTTCTGGAGGCGACGGGCGGATTCGAACCGCCGATAGGGGTTTTGCAGACCCCCGCCTTAACCACTTGGCTACGTCGCCAGATACAGGACTTTGGTGCCGAGGAGGAGATTCGAACTCCTACAGCCTTGCGGCCACAGCGCCCTCAACGCTGCGTGTCTACCAATTCCACCACCTCGGCTTAGTGCTCCATCAGAGAGCGCCGAAAATGAGCGCGTCTCAGGCTGTCGGCTGTCCAGTCCGACAATTATAGCCAAAGCCACGAAAATTGTCCACTTTTGCGCACGAAAATCAGGCAAAAATACAAGGGCGACTGGGCAACAAAACGTCCGACTTGTCTGCGGATTCAGACAATTTTTATGAAGAGACTGATAGAGACGAGGGATTGCTTGCCATTCTTACTTATGTCGCAATTCCGGCACAGATCAAGGACATCCGTAATCAACCCTGTACACGGAGGGATTCTTGTGGAGTATCTGTCTCTCCATCATCCCCGTGCTCGACGGATGCGAGGATCGAGAAGGTCTCGGATGCCGTCGCCTAGCAGGTTGAACCCCAGCACAGTGACAAAGATGGCAGCTCCGGGCAATAACAACAGCCGAGGCGCTGTCTGGAGGTGAGGACGCGCGTCGTTGAGCATTGCTCCCCACTCCGGCGCGGGCGGTTGAGCCCCAAGACCCAAGAAGTTAAGCCCAGCGATGCCTAGGATAATCCAGCCGACGTCCAAAGATGCGATTACTATAATTGGTCCCAGGATGTTAGGAGCAATATGCCGAAGGATGATGCGAAGGTTGCCAGCTCCGGTTGCCCGCGCTGCAGTTACATACTCCATCTGTCGCGCCCCTAAGGTGATTCCGCGTATGACGCGAGCGTGGCCCACCCACCACACTGCTCCAGCGGCAAGTAACACATTGAACAGGCCGGGGCCCAATGCGCCTGCCACTGCCAGAGCCAGGATAAGCGAAGGAAATGCCAGCAGTAGGTCCACCACGCCCATCAACGCCGTGTCCAGCCACCCGCCGTGGTACCCGGATAGTATGCCCACTATCAGTGCGATAGTCATACTGAGCGCCAAGGTTGCTGCTGCTGCGAGCAGGGTCAAGCGAGCTCCGTAGATGATTCGGCTGAATGTGTCCCGTCCCAGGTGGTCGGTCCCCAGTAGCTGCTCCGTCGAAGGAGAGAGCAATCGTTCGGGCAAGTTTATCCGGGTGGGGTCATCCAGGGGAAGCCATGGCGCGAATATGCCTGCTAGCAACAGCGATACCACCAGGAACAAGCCCAATGCTGTGCCGGGTTCCCGCAGCAGCGCTGTCCACTGACGCCGCCGACGGGAACCGCTGCTTTTGGACGGGAATATGCCTCGTTTAGGCGGAGAAACGACACGCTCCATAGCGTGTTTGGTATTGCTCCTCATCAGTCGCTACACCTCCTCTTAACTGAAACGCAGGCGAGGGTCTGCGACGCGGAGGGCAACGTCCGCCGCCAAGTTGACTAACAACACGACCACAGCGATGTAAGTTACGAACCCCTGCACTACTGGGTAGTCACGGGTTAGAGCCGCGCCCACCATCAGTTGTCCCAGTCCGGGCCAAGTAAAGATGGTCTCCACTATCACGGCTCCGCCGAGCAGGTAGCCTAGATGCACCCCCGTAGCCCCGATGGCAGGCAGCAGTGCGTTACGAAGTGCGTGTCCGGAGACGACGAGTTTTTCGGATAGCCCTTTTGCCCGCGCCGTGCGTATGTAATCTTGCCCAAGCACCTCCAGCATACTGGCGCGTATTAGTCGCATCAGCTGCGCCATAGGCGCAAGGGACAGGGCAATGGCAGGAAGCGCGATATGCGCCACCGAACCGTAGCCCAGGGCAGGTAGCCAAGACAGTTTCACGGCGAACAAGATGATCAGTCCGAAGGCAAGAGCGTAGGATGGCGCCGCCGCGCCAACCAGCGCCGCCAAGCGCGCTGCGGAATCTCGGATGCCGCCGCGACGTTGTGCGGACAGGATGCCCACTGGCACGGCGACTAGCAGAGCGAGGGCAAAAGAAACTGCAGTGAGCAAGACTGTCGGCACGGTGCGCCGGGCAAGCTGTGCTGCAACGGGCTGCTCCGTCACATAGGAGCGGCCCAGGTCGCCAGTCAATGCACGGGTCATCCAGCGAACGTACTGCGTCGGAACCGGTGCGTCCAAGCCCAGCTCTATGCGCATGGCGGACACTTCGGCTGGGTTGGGTATCTGCCCAGGGTTGCGCTGGCGCACGACAATCTCGGCGGGATTGCCGGGCGCCAGATTAAGTAAAGTGAAGGTTACAGCGGAGATGCCTAGGAGCATCAGAGGCAGCGTTACCAACCGTCGCACCATGTATGCTCCCATGTTGGCGCTGTCCTCCTTCTCCTAGGCTATTGCTGCGCGTAATTATTCCGCGAGTCCAATTCGGTGGTCGAAGAAATAGAGGCTGGTGGGGTGCGGCTCGAAATCGGTTACCTGTTCGCTGACACCGTAAACCATGTACACATGCGACACCGGCATAAACGCGGTATCGTCGGTTACTACGGCTAGGGCGTCGCAGGCGATTTCCTTTCGCTGCTCGATATCGGATACGTCAGCGGCTCTGGCGACTATGTCAACCAGTTTGGAACTGTCGTAGTGCCCGTAGTTGTTGGCGCCGCTTCCAGTGGCGTCGGCGCGAAGACCGGCGTATTTGCTGACGTTTACCACGGGGTCTCCGGTTTCGACTACGTTATTGAACCATCCAAAGAGATCCCATGCCGGCTCGTTGACCACTGTCCATTCAGTAATGCGGACATCGGCTTTAATGCCCACATCTATGAGCATCGCTTGGGCTGCCTCTGCCATAACTGGCAACCGGAATCGTTCGGGATAGCCGCCGATGATTAGTTCCAGCGGTTCGCCATTCTTGTCAACGAAGCCGTCGCCGTCGGTGTCGGTATATCCTGCTTCTGCCAGCAGTTCGCGAGCTCGATCAGGATCGTAGGCTGGCGCGCTCACTTCAGGACAAGACACGAAAGCTTCCGGAAGCAGAAGTTCAGCGAAGACCCCGCTCGCTTCTGTGTCCACCACGCCTGAAATGCTCTCGCGGTCGATGGCGTGCGCCATCGCTCGTCTCACCAACGGGTCAGACAACGTGCCACGCTCGAAATTAACCCACCACATCACCACGGATGTGCCAATTGGGGCGGATTGGCTGTGCATTCCCGGCTGTGCGTCGATTGTCGCGGCGCCATTGGGCGAAATGTTGATGGCAATGTCAATATCCCCGGACTGTAAGGCGAGCTCCCGGCTGTTGGTGTCGGGAATGGCAAAATGCTCAATGCCTGCCAATGGTGGCATTCCACCCCAGTAGTCGTCGTTAGCGATGCTGCTAAGGCGCTCTTTCTGGATATATTCGGTGGGGATGTAGGGTTTAGGGCGCCTGCGGCAATGAAATTGCCCTCCCCTGCGGCGTCAGCCGCTACCGCGTCGGTAATCGCCGTTGCCGGGGAAGTCAACAAGCCTGGCAAGGTCGGTCGCGGCTCTGTCGTAGTAACCGTGACGGTATGGTCATCCTTGGCAGACACGGAGTCGATGCCCAGATTGTCCGCGGATGCCGCAGACAACCGGACTGTCCTCTCCAAGGATGCCTTGACTGCCTCAGCATCCATCTGGTTGCCATTGTGGAACTTGACATCTGTCCGGAGCGCAATTTCCCATGTCAACGGGTCTATCTGCTCAGCGGATGTTGCTAACCATGGTTCGGGACTGAGATCGGTTCCTGACAGCCGGAACAAGTTCTCCGACATCCCGGACTGGTTGGCGACCCAGCCGCTCTTCACTGGGTCCAGAGGGCTGTCAAGCCAAATGACGCCCGCATTCAGGGTAGGACGTTCGTCTGCGGCAGTGGGGGCTGCGGCGGGTTGTTGTGGCGCTGCGGTGGCTGCCGGCGCCTGAGTGGCTGCCGGTGCTTGAGTGGCTGCTGGTGCTGGTGCTTGTGTAGCTGCCGGTGCTTGAGTGGCTGCTGGTGCTGGTGCTTGTGTAGCTGCTGGTGCTTGAGTGGCTGCCGGCGGGGTTTCTGCCGACCCGCAGGCAAAGGCAAACGCCAGGACGAATACTAACGCCAACGGCATTAGATGCTTGATTTTTGAGTTTCCTATGGGCAAAATTATCCTCCGGATGATTGTTGATTGACAAATGCCGATGCATTGACTCAGATGCAACGGGTTAACTGCTCGATATACACGCGTAGAATCAGCTGCTTCCCCCACGACGCCGCAACATGCGGCGGCGGTCAGCTCTGCTCAGGCGTGGCTCTGCCTGCATGCGCCAAACCGTTATGCCACCCTGCGCGTTCAGGGCGGCAAGCGCTTGTCCGTCAGGCCGCCAGTACAGTTGGGACACTGAGCTGCCTACATTTTCTACCCCTATCCGGCTGCCTTCTCCATTTCGCTGCAGCGACCACGCCGCCACAGAGCCATCGCGTCCGCCCGATGCCAAACGCATCTCGCCGGGAGCGAAGGCAAGCGTGGTTATGGGTTGAAGATGATGCTCAAGTACGCCGGGCCGCGTGCCTTCAGGTCCGCTTCCGTCGAAGCTCCAGACCATAACGGCATCGCCGCCGCCGGTTGCCAAGAGTGTGCCGGTATCGTCAAAAGCCAGTGCCGACGGCTTTGCCGGATAACCGGTCATCATGGAGTCCTGCCCGGTGCTGCGACGCCAGAAATGCACCGAGTTGTCCTGACTGCCACAGGCTACGATCCCTCCGTCGGCGCTCAGCACCATCGAAACTAGGGAGCCTTGCCACTCTAGCTTTTGGCCAATTTTGCCATTTGACCCGTCTAGGAAAGCTACTTGACCGTAGCATGCCGTCGCCAGATCCCCGGCGCCGGACCATGCGATCGCGCTGACGGTGCTGGGATGATCGTCATACTGCCAAAGCTCGCCACCGTCCGTGTCATAAACGCGAACCTGTCTGGAGCAGGATACCGCGAACCGTTTGCCGTCCGGAGACCATGCGACATTTTCCACCCAACCGTTGCCAAAATCGATAGTACGGCTTACTTGGCGTTCTACGGCGTTCCAGATTAAGGCTTTTCCATCCTGCCCCGCGGTGGCGAACTCGTTGCCGTTGGGGTGGACTGCAACGGCAAGTACTCCTAAGTCATGGACGCCGTTCTGCGCCCAAGCGGTCTCCCCTGACTCGCCGTTGAATGCGTAAATGCCACCTTCGGCATCGCCGACAACCAGGGCGTCGCCCTGAAGGCACCATCCTCCGGCTATTGCGTAGTCGCCGACTTCCGCAGACCAGCCTTGGGATAAGACACCCCTTCTGAGGGTGTTTAGATTAGACATGCTTCGAATCCCTCCCGCATGCCCTGCTCATCCAGGTTGCGACCGATGAATACGAGCTGATTGCGGCGAGGCTCTTCGCCCCATTCCCGGTCCGGCTGCCCATCAAACAGCATGTGAACTCCTTGGAAGACGAATCGGCGCGATTCTCCGGCAACACTGATGAAGCCCTTCATTCGGAATATGTCCACGCCACGTTCCATAAGCAGCCTGCCAAGCCAGCTGTTGAGCCTTTCGGCATCTACATCGCCTTCCACCTCAATTGAAATGGAGCCTACCTCATCGTCGTGTTCGTGCTGTGCCACCCAGGTT is part of the Chloroflexota bacterium genome and encodes:
- a CDS encoding ABC transporter permease encodes the protein MGAYMVRRLVTLPLMLLGISAVTFTLLNLAPGNPAEIVVRQRNPGQIPNPAEVSAMRIELGLDAPVPTQYVRWMTRALTGDLGRSYVTEQPVAAQLARRTVPTVLLTAVSFALALLVAVPVGILSAQRRGGIRDSAARLAALVGAAAPSYALAFGLIILFAVKLSWLPALGYGSVAHIALPAIALSLAPMAQLMRLIRASMLEVLGQDYIRTARAKGLSEKLVVSGHALRNALLPAIGATGVHLGYLLGGAVIVETIFTWPGLGQLMVGAALTRDYPVVQGFVTYIAVVVLLVNLAADVALRVADPRLRFS
- a CDS encoding ABC transporter permease gives rise to the protein MERVVSPPKRGIFPSKSSGSRRRRQWTALLREPGTALGLFLVVSLLLAGIFAPWLPLDDPTRINLPERLLSPSTEQLLGTDHLGRDTFSRIIYGARLTLLAAAATLALSMTIALIVGILSGYHGGWLDTALMGVVDLLLAFPSLILALAVAGALGPGLFNVLLAAGAVWWVGHARVIRGITLGARQMEYVTAARATGAGNLRIILRHIAPNILGPIIVIASLDVGWIILGIAGLNFLGLGAQPPAPEWGAMLNDARPHLQTAPRLLLLPGAAIFVTVLGFNLLGDGIRDLLDPRIRRARG
- the folK gene encoding 2-amino-4-hydroxy-6-hydroxymethyldihydropteridine diphosphokinase produces the protein MLSCAVGRNLMLSKAYIGLGSNLGDSAGSLRAAVDMMREFAVDIRQSPMYRTAPQGFSNQPPFYNAVCRVATVLTPYELMEGLLRVESEVGRRRTFRNAPRLLDLDILLFGPRVLNTPPVILPHPRMTERLFVLKPLADIAPQLRHPVNGLTVAEMLRSLPAQSDVIERVEWR
- a CDS encoding glycine--tRNA ligase, whose translation is MDALASLAKQRGFIFQNSEIYGGMASTWDYGPLGVELKRNIKDAWWRTFVWERDDMVGLDSSILMHPEVWRASGHVDSFTDPLVDCRVCGRRWREDQLEERKCPACGGELTEARNFNLMFKTFVGPVEDDASIAFLRPETAQGIFVNFENVLNSSRKRLPFGIAQIGKAFRNEITTGGFIFRTREFEMMEIEYFVEPGTDEELHEKWIQDCLGWYTGLGVDSDRLRVRAHTADELSHYSKATYDIEYLFPWGWGEIQGIANRTDYDLKAHSKSSGHGLTYFDQPANKRYTPYVVEPAAGVDRAVMTFLVDAYTEEEAPTASGGTQKRVLLKLHPTIAPVKAAILPLSRNQRLVPLAREVYDKVRRSGAIDGFVQYDDAQSIGRRYRRQDEIGTPLCITVDFDSLDDNAVTIRDRDTMEQARIPIDTLDAELSARLRV
- a CDS encoding TlpA family protein disulfide reductase; translation: MQRNVMPSEVKALLKVRKRLGPVGLLCLTMLIFATACGPSAQTVEPGNGASAEAAPDFALTLFGTETRQAGETLRLSDLAGKPVVLNFWFPSCPPCVAEMPEFERVYQSHKADGVEFVGVQLVGIDTAEDGQNFVNEVGVTYALGPDEDDIIMKYQVNGFPMTVFIDQEQNIVRKWQGILDEEKLEEILAEIVH
- a CDS encoding Trm112 family protein, giving the protein MRRNLMDILVCPECKGELNLVVSVEQDDEVVEGSLSCVVCDIAYPIEDTIPNMLPPALR
- a CDS encoding PQQ-binding-like beta-propeller repeat protein: MSNLNTLRRGVLSQGWSAEVGDYAIAGGWCLQGDALVVGDAEGGIYAFNGESGETAWAQNGVHDLGVLAVAVHPNGNEFATAGQDGKALIWNAVERQVSRTIDFGNGWVENVAWSPDGKRFAVSCSRQVRVYDTDGGELWQYDDHPSTVSAIAWSGAGDLATACYGQVAFLDGSNGKIGQKLEWQGSLVSMVLSADGGIVACGSQDNSVHFWRRSTGQDSMMTGYPAKPSALAFDDTGTLLATGGGDAVMVWSFDGSGPEGTRPGVLEHHLQPITTLAFAPGEMRLASGGRDGSVAAWSLQRNGEGSRIGVENVGSSVSQLYWRPDGQALAALNAQGGITVWRMQAEPRLSRADRRRMLRRRGGSS
- the folP gene encoding dihydropteroate synthase, whose translation is MNAFTDRPLAPTNIGNRTFHWGCRTFVMGVLNATPDSFSGDGLADDIDRAVKQALRFQYDGADIIDIGGESTRPASLYSGAGPISTEEELARVIPVIEALAPVLDIPISVDTYKAEVADAALDAGAAMINDVWGFRRDPDMAAVAADSGAPVVLMHNQAHTRYDDLVPDVIAQLRSMADDAVVAGVKPENIILDPGMGFGKTAEHNLEILRRLGEFHVLDAPLLVGMSRKSTIGYVLDLPVEERLDGTAATVALSVAYGADVVRVHDVKEMVRVAKMSDAVVRGWTQPDA
- a CDS encoding exonuclease SbcCD subunit D, encoding MRILHFADIHIGVENYGRIDPETGLSSRLGDFLHAFDELVDYAIDTDVDLVLFCGDAYRSRDPSQTQQREFAKRIARLSGAGIPTFLLVGNHDTPQVIAQATALEIFPTLNVANVHIGDRLQTYAVQTRSGPLQIVALPWIKRSDFLASDAARGMTHQQINDAIQRMIDDAVRFQAEQLDASVPAVFAGHVTIGQSTLASEQSMMLGHDHVLMNSSVALPQFEYVALGHVHRHQVLSRNPYVVYSGSPQRVDFGEEKDDKGFCVIELDPDKPQGSRLTSFEFVKNDARPFLTIDVKLNSGDDDPTATVIKVIESADLAGAIVRLRIALPAELEPLLVESSIRDALRPAHHIASIAKDVADRARTRLGDENTRGLTPKDALRLYFDTRDVPNDRAETLMRYAEELIAERE